A DNA window from Acidobacteriota bacterium contains the following coding sequences:
- the sppA gene encoding signal peptide peptidase SppA yields MNEKRGGIRRIFSGIGRGIDISGRIVANILLLALVVFLLSLVFGGGKPKVPSKAALVLNPAGVIVEQLSGTNLSRVVDRLTGQYQEEALLKDLLDAVEAAREDSRIQALVLDLNKLSGGGKSKLEDLGTALLNFKESGKPLIAVSDNYNQTAYYLAAHADEIHINDMGMLMLEGYSRYRMYYKEGLDKLEVEWHIFRVGEYKSATEPYMRSGASPEAKEADLAVLNDQWDQFLAETAAARGIEVAALADYINHFPEILQAAGGDTAAAALAAGLVDRVGPRDAVRDRVIDLVGEDKKSKSFKRMNFAPYLEALGRKRPGAAETKGDAVAVIVARGTILDGSRPPGEIGGDSTAALIRRARHDKDVKAVVLRVDSGGGSAFASEVIRRELELVREAGKPVVSSMGSVAASGGYWITMASDEVWASPSTITGSIGIFGMFPNYHKPLAKHLGIRVDGVATTRLAGALRPGLPFDPEAGKVIQAVIDNGYENFIGKAAAARNMSREDLDRVARGRIWSGRAARDLGLVDNLGSLDDAVASAARLAKLEKYRTKIIERKETWRERMVAGLLRGAVRLAGVDGQTVLKPSVARRLLEQLTSDYEKLDRLSDPNGIYLYSFLLVD; encoded by the coding sequence ATGAACGAAAAACGCGGCGGAATCCGGCGGATTTTCTCCGGAATCGGTCGGGGGATCGATATCAGCGGACGCATCGTGGCCAACATCCTCTTGTTGGCTCTGGTCGTTTTTCTGTTGTCCCTGGTGTTCGGGGGCGGCAAGCCAAAGGTGCCGTCAAAGGCGGCCCTGGTGCTCAATCCCGCGGGTGTCATCGTTGAACAGCTCTCGGGAACAAACCTCAGCCGCGTCGTCGACAGGCTGACGGGACAGTATCAGGAGGAGGCGCTGCTCAAGGATCTCCTGGACGCCGTCGAGGCGGCCCGTGAGGACTCCCGCATCCAGGCCCTGGTTTTGGATCTCAATAAGCTTTCGGGCGGCGGGAAAAGTAAACTCGAGGACCTCGGCACGGCGCTCCTGAACTTCAAGGAGAGCGGCAAGCCCTTGATTGCCGTCTCCGACAACTACAACCAAACGGCCTATTACCTGGCCGCCCATGCGGACGAGATTCACATCAATGACATGGGTATGCTGATGCTCGAGGGCTATTCCCGGTATCGCATGTATTATAAGGAAGGTCTGGACAAGCTGGAGGTGGAGTGGCACATCTTCCGGGTCGGCGAGTACAAGTCGGCCACCGAACCCTACATGCGCAGCGGCGCTTCGCCCGAGGCCAAGGAGGCCGACCTGGCTGTCCTGAACGACCAGTGGGACCAGTTCCTGGCCGAGACGGCCGCGGCAAGGGGAATCGAAGTTGCGGCCCTGGCCGACTACATCAATCATTTTCCCGAGATCCTGCAGGCCGCAGGGGGAGACACGGCTGCCGCGGCGTTGGCTGCGGGCCTTGTGGACCGCGTGGGTCCGCGGGATGCCGTGCGTGATCGGGTGATCGATCTTGTGGGCGAGGACAAGAAGTCCAAATCTTTCAAACGCATGAACTTCGCTCCCTATCTCGAAGCTCTCGGCAGAAAGCGGCCCGGCGCCGCCGAGACCAAGGGTGATGCCGTGGCCGTCATTGTCGCCCGCGGCACCATTCTGGACGGCTCGCGCCCGCCTGGAGAAATCGGCGGCGACTCGACCGCCGCCCTGATCCGCCGGGCCCGCCATGATAAGGATGTTAAGGCCGTCGTCTTGCGCGTGGACAGCGGCGGCGGAAGCGCGTTTGCCTCCGAGGTCATCCGCCGTGAACTGGAGCTGGTCCGCGAAGCCGGCAAGCCCGTGGTGTCTTCCATGGGCAGCGTGGCGGCTTCGGGCGGTTACTGGATCACCATGGCCTCGGACGAAGTCTGGGCCAGCCCCAGCACCATCACGGGCTCCATTGGTATCTTCGGCATGTTCCCAAATTACCACAAACCGCTGGCCAAGCATCTTGGAATCCGCGTCGACGGCGTGGCCACCACGAGGCTGGCCGGGGCCCTGAGGCCGGGCCTGCCCTTTGACCCGGAGGCCGGCAAGGTCATCCAGGCCGTGATCGACAACGGCTATGAGAATTTCATCGGCAAGGCGGCCGCCGCGCGCAACATGAGCCGGGAGGATTTGGATCGTGTCGCCCGCGGCCGCATCTGGAGCGGCCGGGCCGCTCGAGATCTGGGGTTGGTGGACAACCTGGGGAGCCTGGATGACGCCGTCGCCTCGGCCGCCCGTCTGGCCAAGCTCGAAAAATATCGGACGAAGATCATCGAGCGGAAGGAGACTTGGCGGGAGAGGATGGTTGCCGGTCTATTGCGCGGAGCCGTTCGGTTGGCCGGGGTCGATGGACAAACCGTACTGAAACCGTCCGTCGCCCGCCGCCTTCTTGAACAGCTCACGTCGGACTATGAAAAGCTGGATCGGTTGTCCGATCCCAACGGCATCTACCTCTACAGCTTCCTCCTGGTGGATTGA
- a CDS encoding cupin domain-containing protein — translation MTVPPQTDRHDNSADEARTILARYAEAWRGREEMPSLKEPIFVAFWISGEGGGEFTVVLAPDGPAEVVDGIAEDHAGGFRTNMETLRRLDRNEINAMTAMGRANWSDPADMDPVIPGGRLTPELQALLLPLTFHFWNRDWPEVVPFGEGTTRFVHGGNAAIFFYDQGLRTGWYQIKEGMHINADPSDQTNPFPSLFIVTRGSIMARLDGREQRLSEGVAVHVPAGMPHEFWAGPGEYGEVIMICWGEGA, via the coding sequence ATGACCGTCCCTCCGCAAACGGACAGGCATGACAACTCCGCCGATGAAGCGCGGACCATCCTGGCCCGTTACGCGGAAGCCTGGAGGGGCAGGGAGGAAATGCCGTCCCTGAAAGAGCCGATTTTCGTTGCCTTTTGGATTTCCGGCGAAGGCGGCGGCGAATTCACGGTTGTTCTGGCTCCGGATGGTCCGGCCGAGGTTGTGGACGGCATTGCCGAAGATCACGCGGGTGGATTCCGCACCAATATGGAGACGCTCCGCAGGCTGGACCGGAACGAAATCAACGCCATGACCGCCATGGGGCGGGCGAATTGGAGCGACCCGGCCGATATGGATCCGGTCATTCCGGGAGGCCGGCTGACACCGGAGCTGCAGGCCCTGCTTCTGCCGCTGACGTTCCACTTCTGGAACCGGGACTGGCCGGAAGTCGTGCCTTTCGGCGAGGGGACGACCCGTTTCGTCCACGGCGGCAATGCCGCGATTTTTTTCTATGACCAAGGATTGCGAACAGGCTGGTACCAGATCAAAGAGGGAATGCATATCAACGCCGATCCCTCCGATCAGACCAATCCGTTTCCCAGCCTCTTTATCGTGACTCGGGGGAGTATCATGGCCCGGCTGGACGGCCGGGAACAACGGCTCAGTGAGGGCGTTGCGGTCCATGTCCCGGCGGGGATGCCCCACGAGTTCTGGGCCGGACCCGGAGAATACGGTGAGGTTATTATGATCTGCTGGGGCGAAGGCGCATAA